Sequence from the Thalassoglobus sp. JC818 genome:
CCCAATAGGCAGTAAACCCTTCGGATTTGAGGCGACGGATGACATCGATTGAAAAATCACGTGGGGGCACAGGAGTGGTCAATGCTTTGGAACTTTGAATCTGAGAACGTGACTCGATACAGTTTGGACGCAGAGACAAGAATCAACAAGGAGTCCCAAAGACGATGTCTGGAAAAACTGTATTGATTACTGGTGGTGGAACAGGCATTGGAGCGGGCTGCGCTCATCAGTTTGCCCAAGCGGGGTATCGCGTCGCGATTTCTGGTCGCCGTGTCGAAAAGCTGAAAGAGGTTGCTGACTCGGCCCCGGACGGTGTGGAAATTCTGTGTCATGCTGCGGATGTCTCCAGTCGCGAAGACGTCGACAGCTTGTTGAATTGGGCGAATGAACAGCTGGGACAGGTCGATATCCTTCTCAACTGTGCTGGAATCAACATTGCGAACCGCAAGATGGAAGTGCTCAGTCCCGATGACTGGGACAAGTTGATGAAGGTCAACGCCACAGGGGCATACAACATCATGCGAGCCGTTCTTCCGCAGATGCGTGAACGAAAGGATGGCTTGATTATCAACGTCTCGTCAATCGCCGGTCTGCGTGCCAGCCTTCTCGGTGGCGTCGCCTACAGTGCTTCCAAGTTTGCGATGACAGCACTCGGGACTTGCGTTGGCCTCGAAGAGCGAGAGAACGGGATTCGCGTGACGAACGTCTATCCGGGCGAAGTTGAAACACCAATTCTTGACGCCCGACCGAATCCGGTCAGTGCGGAGCATCGAGCACGCATCCTGCAGCCAAGCGACATCGCCTCATTGATCGTGGCAGTGGCAGCACTTCCTCCTCGTGCTCACGTTCCGGATCTCGTGATCAAGCCGACCACTCAAGAGTTCTGCTAATCGAACTGGCAGAAAGTTCTGTCACATCTTCGAAGTGATCCCGTTCGTTTACGAAGAGCGTTCAGGATCACTTTTGACGGATGTCGCTGCGATTCAGCTTCCTGAATGTTCTGCCGATATCTTCGGGCCAACTCGCCAGCGAATCCGGATCAGAGATGTTCCGTGAGATGGCCTTCGGTTGTGTTCGGTGTTCCGGCAACGTCCGAAACTGTATCTGGTGTGCCTGCTGATTGGAGTGGCTGAACGGATAGG
This genomic interval carries:
- a CDS encoding SDR family oxidoreductase is translated as MSGKTVLITGGGTGIGAGCAHQFAQAGYRVAISGRRVEKLKEVADSAPDGVEILCHAADVSSREDVDSLLNWANEQLGQVDILLNCAGINIANRKMEVLSPDDWDKLMKVNATGAYNIMRAVLPQMRERKDGLIINVSSIAGLRASLLGGVAYSASKFAMTALGTCVGLEERENGIRVTNVYPGEVETPILDARPNPVSAEHRARILQPSDIASLIVAVAALPPRAHVPDLVIKPTTQEFC